The Leclercia sp. AS011 genomic interval ATAATGCGCCAGTAACGGGGGATCGCCACCGGCTCGAGCCAAGGCCGCAGGGCGCGTCGCCAGGCGAGGATCTGCGCTTTACTGCCGCGCTGCTGCCACTGCTGACGCGCGGCGTCGCTCAGCACCAGCAGCACGCCAACGCCCTGCCGTCCGCCGCGATTGACCGCCAGTGCCGCCGCTTCGCAGATGCCGTCCAGCGCCAGCAGCCGCTGTTCGACCTCGGTCAGGGAGATGCGTTTCTCTTCAATTTTAACCACCCGACCCCGACGGCCAAGAAGGCTGAACTGGCCGTTATCCTCGAGGTGCAGAATATCGTCGAGCAGCACGCCGTCCGCCTCAACGATCAGCGGCGAGGTGACGCGCAGGGCGTCATTATCGCGGCTAAAGGTCACGCCGGGGAAGGGCTGCCAGGGGAGCGCATCGGCCTGACGATAGCGCCAGCCGAGGACGCCGGTTTCGCTACTGCCGTAAATTTCATCCGGCCAGATCCCCAGCCAGCGCTGGGTGTCGCAGGCCGACTCCCACGTCAGCACGCCGCCCGCGGAAATCAGCACGGCGACCGGCGGCGGGGCGAGCTGCGTATCAAGCCGTTTGAGGAACGCCGGGCTGCTGATAAACAGGTAACGCTTCGTGCGATCCAGCGCCGCCAGCTGCTCGGCGTAGGCGAGCCTCTCTGCGTGCAGCGGCAGCCCCAGCGACATCGGCAACACAATGCGAAACGTCAGGCCGTACAGATGCTGCGGTACTACCGAGGAGACGACATGACAGCCGTTCAGCCGTTCGCCAAAGCGGGCAGCCAACAGCCCGGCCTCCCGGTCGAGCTGGGCGAGGGTCTTGACGATCCGCTCAGGCGCGCCGGTCGAGCCGGAGGTGAACAGCTCCACCACGCGGGCATCATCAATCGCCGGCAGCGGCGTGAACGTCGGGGCACGGCGCTGGGCAGATCTGACCACCTTCAGGCGGCCACGGACGCTCAGCGTCCT includes:
- a CDS encoding AMP-dependent synthetase encodes the protein MHKPLPLSQWLNAPRPDDTPVAWSGDGSWTLGELRHDVSSLTASLQQQEGERWALCFDDSYLFIVALLATLHAGKTPVLPGHSRESQLEEQQELFSGVLSDRTLSVRGRLKVVRSAQRRAPTFTPLPAIDDARVVELFTSGSTGAPERIVKTLAQLDREAGLLAARFGERLNGCHVVSSVVPQHLYGLTFRIVLPMSLGLPLHAERLAYAEQLAALDRTKRYLFISSPAFLKRLDTQLAPPPVAVLISAGGVLTWESACDTQRWLGIWPDEIYGSSETGVLGWRYRQADALPWQPFPGVTFSRDNDALRVTSPLIVEADGVLLDDILHLEDNGQFSLLGRRGRVVKIEEKRISLTEVEQRLLALDGICEAAALAVNRGGRQGVGVLLVLSDAARQQWQQRGSKAQILAWRRALRPWLEPVAIPRYWRIIDEMPVNSMNKRVYAQLQELFHENP